A part of Thermococcus sp. SY098 genomic DNA contains:
- a CDS encoding ArsR/SmtB family transcription factor has protein sequence MGFVEFETISVDDEKAKELAQILMNEKSLAILKLLQEKTLSLSEIARELDLPLSTVSYHIDKMLKVGLVEVAGKRYGKRLQEVKLYRASPKPILLLPRKMSVKERILRTFEKIQVISLSIAGLIAYGVYTLSKAAFAPTEQAPKVIKGEIMKNVTQTAAENVTQVMTIQRAPEATTTTTTVTSTTVPALQKAVTPQLTHLPHIIGIITFVILFLAFTRWFARRNL, from the coding sequence GTGGGTTTTGTGGAATTTGAGACGATCAGCGTTGATGATGAGAAGGCTAAAGAGCTTGCTCAAATACTTATGAACGAGAAATCATTGGCCATTCTGAAGCTTCTTCAAGAGAAAACACTTTCTCTTTCTGAGATTGCCAGAGAGTTAGATCTCCCTCTTTCAACGGTTTCGTATCATATTGATAAGATGCTTAAAGTTGGATTGGTCGAAGTTGCAGGCAAGAGGTATGGAAAAAGGTTACAAGAAGTCAAACTTTACCGTGCATCCCCTAAACCTATACTCCTCCTTCCAAGAAAAATGTCTGTGAAAGAGAGGATATTAAGAACTTTTGAGAAAATTCAGGTAATCAGCTTAAGTATTGCGGGTTTAATTGCTTATGGAGTCTATACTCTTTCAAAAGCTGCGTTTGCTCCTACCGAACAAGCTCCAAAGGTTATAAAGGGAGAAATAATGAAAAACGTTACTCAAACTGCAGCGGAAAATGTTACCCAAGTAATGACGATCCAGAGAGCTCCTGAAGCAACAACTACAACGACCACTGTGACTTCTACCACCGTGCCTGCACTCCAGAAGGCTGTAACTCCGCAGCTGACACATCTCCCTCACATAATTGGAATTATAACGTTCGTAATACTTTTCTTAGCGTTTACACGCTGGTTTGCAAGAAGAAACCTCTAA
- the albA gene encoding DNA-binding protein Alba: MAEEHVVYIGKKPVMNYVLAVITQFNEGAKEVSIKARGRAISRAVDVAEIVRNRFLPEVRVKEIKIGTEELPTADGRTANTSTIEIILEKP; the protein is encoded by the coding sequence ATGGCAGAAGAGCATGTTGTTTACATCGGAAAGAAGCCTGTTATGAACTACGTCCTTGCCGTTATAACCCAGTTCAACGAGGGTGCAAAGGAGGTCTCAATCAAAGCAAGAGGGAGAGCTATAAGCAGAGCTGTTGACGTTGCAGAAATCGTCAGGAACAGGTTCTTGCCAGAGGTTAGGGTTAAGGAGATCAAGATAGGCACAGAAGAGCTTCCAACTGCAGACGGAAGAACAGCAAACACCTCAACAATTGAGATCATTTTGGAGAAGCCATGA
- the purB gene encoding adenylosuccinate lyase: MAVHPIDYRYGSEEMRKIWEEENKLQKLLDVEAALARAHAKVGNIPKKSAEVISEKANTKYVKLERVKEIEAEIYHDIMAVVKALSEVCGKHGKYVHLGATSNDIIDTANALLIKDSLEIVLKDLRELRTILKELAKEHKHTACIGRTHGQHAVPTTYGMKFAIWLDEIQRHIERIEQAKERILVGQMSGAVGTMASFGEKGLQIQRLVMEDLGLRPARISNQIIQRDIYAELVMILALIASTLDKIALEIRNLQRTEILEVSEPFGKKQVGSSTMPHKRNPIRSEKICGLARVIYSNVIPALLNNPLWHERDLTNSSVERVILPETFMLLDEMLKNMKKVLSGLEFFPENIKRNLYLTNNLIMAEPLMLKLTEKGMGRQEAHEIVRQIAMKAFYEKRDLIDVAKENEVVREYLDDEDFKELRPENYIGLAPQIVDGVIHYIEEIEQKETQRS, from the coding sequence ATGGCTGTTCATCCAATCGATTATCGCTATGGCAGTGAAGAAATGAGAAAAATCTGGGAAGAGGAAAACAAGTTACAGAAACTCCTTGACGTTGAGGCGGCTTTAGCGAGAGCACATGCGAAAGTCGGAAATATCCCCAAAAAAAGTGCAGAAGTAATAAGCGAAAAGGCCAATACAAAATACGTCAAGCTTGAACGAGTGAAAGAAATTGAGGCGGAAATCTATCATGATATTATGGCTGTAGTAAAAGCTTTAAGCGAAGTCTGCGGTAAGCATGGCAAGTACGTTCACCTTGGAGCTACTTCAAATGATATAATTGATACTGCAAATGCCCTCCTTATTAAAGACTCTCTGGAGATAGTTCTTAAAGATCTGAGGGAGCTAAGAACAATCCTAAAAGAACTCGCAAAAGAGCATAAACACACCGCTTGTATTGGGAGAACTCACGGACAGCATGCCGTTCCCACAACATACGGGATGAAGTTTGCTATATGGCTTGATGAGATACAGAGACACATTGAAAGGATAGAGCAAGCAAAAGAAAGAATTTTAGTCGGACAGATGAGCGGTGCTGTTGGGACTATGGCATCTTTCGGAGAAAAAGGATTGCAAATCCAACGTTTAGTTATGGAAGATTTAGGATTAAGACCTGCAAGAATAAGCAATCAGATAATCCAAAGAGACATTTATGCTGAGCTCGTCATGATTTTAGCTTTGATCGCATCCACTCTGGATAAAATTGCTCTTGAGATTAGAAACCTTCAAAGAACTGAAATTCTTGAAGTTAGCGAACCTTTTGGAAAAAAGCAGGTTGGCTCATCAACAATGCCTCACAAGAGGAATCCAATAAGGAGCGAAAAAATATGTGGACTTGCAAGGGTTATATATTCTAATGTTATCCCGGCACTTCTAAACAACCCACTATGGCACGAGAGAGACTTAACGAACTCTTCAGTGGAGAGAGTAATCCTCCCAGAAACATTCATGCTGTTGGATGAAATGCTAAAAAATATGAAAAAAGTGCTCTCTGGCTTGGAATTTTTCCCTGAAAACATAAAACGTAACCTCTACTTAACAAATAACCTCATAATGGCAGAACCATTGATGCTGAAGTTAACAGAAAAAGGAATGGGAAGACAAGAGGCTCATGAAATTGTTAGACAAATCGCCATGAAAGCATTCTATGAAAAGAGGGACTTAATCGACGTTGCTAAGGAAAATGAGGTTGTGAGAGAATACTTAGATGATGAGGATTTTAAGGAGTTAAGACCAGAGAACTACATTGGACTTGCTCCCCAGATAGTAGATGGTGTAATTCATTATATAGAGGAAATTGAACAAAAAGAAACTCAAAGGTCTTAG
- a CDS encoding ATP-binding protein: MQIAVSGGKGGTGKSTIAINLAIALRNYFDLTLADLDVEAPNDHILLGIELQNEEPVELFMPHFDYSKCIKCRKCAEVCEEHAIITMRDGTPFLMPTLCSGCGACRIVCPVEGAILEGKKLMGYTYLTETPYGFQLVTGKLLEGEERAMPIVVAAKKRAKALNKELLIVDTAAGTSNTVSKALEDSQLIIAVTEPTPLGLHDLELILKLADIMGIEAWVVINRSDLGKKEDVKELARRYNARIIAEIPYSENILRSYVEGKPIVLSDCEEAEILRKLADKVANYLR; the protein is encoded by the coding sequence ATGCAGATAGCAGTTAGCGGAGGAAAAGGAGGAACTGGGAAGTCAACAATCGCAATTAACTTAGCTATTGCTCTGAGGAATTACTTTGACCTGACTTTGGCGGATTTAGATGTGGAAGCTCCCAACGACCATATACTCTTAGGAATAGAACTTCAAAATGAAGAACCTGTCGAGCTTTTTATGCCACACTTTGACTACTCCAAATGTATTAAGTGCAGGAAATGTGCTGAGGTTTGTGAAGAACATGCAATAATCACTATGAGAGATGGAACACCGTTCTTAATGCCAACACTATGTTCCGGTTGTGGTGCCTGTCGGATAGTCTGCCCCGTTGAAGGGGCAATTTTGGAAGGTAAAAAGCTGATGGGCTACACATATCTAACCGAAACTCCATATGGGTTCCAGTTGGTTACAGGCAAACTGTTGGAGGGTGAAGAGAGAGCGATGCCTATCGTCGTTGCAGCAAAGAAAAGGGCAAAAGCACTCAATAAAGAGCTTTTGATTGTTGATACTGCCGCAGGAACGAGCAACACTGTTTCTAAAGCTTTAGAGGATTCCCAGCTTATTATTGCTGTCACTGAACCTACGCCATTAGGTCTTCATGACTTAGAGCTAATTCTCAAGCTCGCAGATATTATGGGGATTGAGGCATGGGTTGTTATCAATAGAAGCGATTTAGGAAAGAAGGAGGATGTAAAAGAACTCGCCAGAAGATATAATGCCAGAATTATTGCTGAGATTCCCTATAGTGAGAACATACTCAGGAGCTACGTTGAAGGAAAGCCAATTGTTTTGAGCGATTGTGAGGAAGCGGAAATTCTCAGAAAGCTTGCTGATAAGGTTGCCAACTATTTGAGGTGA
- a CDS encoding ATP-binding protein: protein MQIVIASGKGGVGKSTVAASLIYLLKDKYRIIAVDADADAPNLHLLFGVRKWEEEKELTGVKVARINQDTCIRCGICYERCPYESIKLVNGKYVVNELTCEGCGVCKLVCPVRGTITLKEVRSGVIRKATTRYGFPLISAQLDVGRPNSGKLVTEEKEWAKKIMHEQELDHMIVDSAAGIGCQVIASVGGADVAILVAEPTPASLSDVKRVYKVVQHFREPAYLIINKADINPGFKGLYEFAEQEGIPILGEIPYDRAIPYSMTMLKPFVEAFPESKASKALKEIAKAVEDEILE from the coding sequence ATGCAGATTGTCATTGCAAGCGGTAAAGGGGGAGTTGGGAAATCAACAGTTGCGGCTTCACTCATATATCTGCTTAAGGACAAGTACAGGATTATAGCGGTTGACGCCGATGCTGATGCTCCAAACCTCCACCTGCTCTTTGGAGTCAGAAAGTGGGAAGAAGAGAAAGAGCTAACAGGGGTTAAAGTTGCAAGGATAAATCAAGATACGTGCATTAGATGTGGTATTTGCTATGAGAGATGCCCCTATGAAAGCATAAAGCTTGTGAATGGGAAATATGTTGTGAATGAGCTCACATGTGAAGGCTGTGGAGTCTGTAAACTTGTGTGCCCGGTTAGAGGGACAATAACTCTTAAAGAAGTTCGCTCTGGAGTGATTAGAAAGGCAACAACGAGGTATGGATTTCCATTGATTTCGGCTCAATTAGATGTGGGAAGACCAAACTCTGGAAAGCTCGTTACAGAGGAAAAAGAGTGGGCAAAAAAGATAATGCATGAGCAGGAACTGGATCACATGATAGTCGATTCAGCGGCAGGAATTGGATGTCAAGTGATTGCCAGCGTTGGCGGAGCAGATGTTGCTATCCTCGTTGCAGAGCCTACTCCAGCATCACTGAGCGATGTTAAAAGGGTTTACAAGGTTGTCCAACACTTCAGGGAGCCAGCTTACTTGATAATCAACAAAGCAGACATAAATCCCGGCTTTAAGGGGCTTTATGAGTTCGCAGAGCAGGAGGGAATACCAATTTTAGGTGAAATACCCTACGATAGGGCAATTCCATATAGCATGACTATGCTCAAGCCTTTTGTTGAAGCATTTCCAGAGTCAAAAGCCAGCAAAGCACTTAAAGAAATTGCAAAAGCTGTGGAGGATGAAATCTTGGAGTAG